The sequence below is a genomic window from Maridesulfovibrio frigidus DSM 17176.
GTGAAGACAATCCTTATTTTCAAATTTCTCTTGATCGTAAATATCTAGGCCTAAACGAAAACGCCCCTCTCTTAAAAGCCCTGGCTGGAACCACAGGCGACAATATCGAAATTTCAAGCGCAGGCGTATCTGTGAATGGCTCATTGCTACAACGCAGCAGACAGAAAAGTTCTGACAACTTTGGAAGAAAGCTTCCCGCCCTGCTCCACTCTACAGTTATCCCCTCTGAAAAATGTTTAGTCATGTCCACTCACAACGAGAACAGTTTTGATAGCCGTTACTTCGGCTTGGTGGACTTGAGTCTTATGCAGCGGGTTATCCATGTTTTCACCTTTAAA
It includes:
- the traF gene encoding conjugative transfer signal peptidase TraF yields the protein MKKVALIIFFCHAVAIILLVHEVGYRVNFTDSMPLGIYQIVPGKPAKGDLVTFNLREDNPYFQISLDRKYLGLNENAPLLKALAGTTGDNIEISSAGVSVNGSLLQRSRQKSSDNFGRKLPALLHSTVIPSEKCLVMSTHNENSFDSRYFGLVDLSLMQRVIHVFTFK